The following are from one region of the Nitrospirota bacterium genome:
- a CDS encoding mannose-1-phosphate guanylyltransferase/mannose-6-phosphate isomerase, with product MSVNVKHKKKKSLKAHSRSQNNAGHLYAVIIAGGSGTRFWPLSREDTPKQLLSIGGREPLIQSTVSRISNVIPLEQTFIVTNQKQMESINLQLLASTGKPWDNRFIIEPEAKNTAPAIGLAAVYLKTLNPDGIMAVLPSDHVVKDSGRFCSALLSASEAASKGYLVTIGLKPDKPETGYGYIKCGKKIKDGVYIASEFKEKPDKEMAKKYLKDGKYYWNSGMFIWKADAILSAIKKHMPDLYAGLMKIEKAIGSAKEKETVSLVFSSLKPESIDYGIIEKAENVAMIPAEMGWSDVGSWHALGYILPVDSDNNVRHGNIISIDSKNSILYCGKRVVAAIGLDDMIVVDTADATLICPKNRAQEVRKIVDVLKERGAKECVTHRTVFRPWGSYTVLETGDRFKIKKIEVKPGAKLSHQMHRHRSEHWVVVAGTARVTNGDRIYDVHLNESTYIPMSTKHRLENIGRIPLEIIEVQNGEYLEEDDIVRFEDIYSRKITK from the coding sequence ATGTCTGTCAATGTAAAACATAAGAAGAAAAAATCATTGAAAGCTCACTCCCGGAGTCAAAACAATGCCGGCCACCTCTATGCAGTTATAATTGCGGGCGGTTCCGGAACAAGATTCTGGCCCCTAAGCAGGGAGGATACTCCAAAGCAGCTTTTAAGCATTGGGGGCAGGGAGCCTTTAATACAGTCAACTGTTTCAAGGATAAGCAATGTCATTCCTTTAGAGCAAACGTTTATTGTTACAAACCAGAAGCAGATGGAGTCAATAAACCTTCAGCTTCTTGCCTCAACCGGTAAGCCTTGGGATAACCGCTTTATTATTGAACCTGAGGCTAAAAACACTGCGCCTGCCATAGGTCTTGCAGCCGTTTATTTGAAAACATTAAATCCTGATGGGATAATGGCGGTCCTGCCGTCAGACCATGTGGTAAAAGACAGCGGTAGATTTTGCAGTGCATTGCTGTCTGCCTCAGAGGCGGCGTCCAAAGGCTATTTAGTTACCATAGGATTAAAACCAGACAAGCCTGAAACTGGTTACGGCTACATAAAATGCGGAAAGAAAATCAAGGACGGCGTTTACATTGCCTCGGAGTTTAAGGAAAAACCCGACAAAGAGATGGCAAAGAAATATCTTAAAGACGGCAAGTACTACTGGAACAGCGGCATGTTTATCTGGAAGGCTGATGCGATTCTCTCTGCTATTAAAAAGCACATGCCTGATTTATATGCGGGACTGATGAAGATTGAGAAGGCAATCGGAAGTGCAAAGGAAAAAGAGACTGTGAGTTTGGTATTCTCCTCTCTTAAGCCGGAGTCTATTGATTACGGTATTATTGAAAAGGCTGAAAATGTAGCAATGATACCTGCTGAGATGGGCTGGTCAGACGTAGGGAGCTGGCATGCGCTTGGATATATTCTGCCGGTGGATTCAGATAATAATGTCAGGCACGGAAATATAATTTCAATAGACAGCAAAAACTCCATCCTCTATTGCGGCAAAAGGGTCGTGGCCGCGATAGGGCTTGATGACATGATTGTGGTTGACACTGCTGATGCCACGCTTATCTGTCCCAAGAACAGGGCGCAGGAAGTGCGGAAAATTGTGGATGTGCTTAAAGAGCGGGGAGCTAAGGAATGTGTCACGCACAGGACGGTATTCAGGCCGTGGGGCTCATATACCGTGCTTGAAACCGGAGACAGGTTTAAGATTAAGAAAATAGAGGTAAAGCCCGGCGCAAAATTAAGCCACCAGATGCACCGGCATCGCAGCGAGCACTGGGTTGTAGTTGCAGGGACGGCAAGGGTGACAAACGGCGACAGGATTTATGACGTGCATCTTAATGAGAGCACTTATATCCCGATGTCTACGAAGCACAGGCTTGAAAATATAGGCAGGATACCGCTTGAGATTATAGAAGTCCAAAACGGCGAGTATCTTGAAGAGGATGATATAGTCAGGTTTGAGGACATTTACAGCAGGAAAATTACGAAATAG